From one Dysidea avara chromosome 9, odDysAvar1.4, whole genome shotgun sequence genomic stretch:
- the LOC136267129 gene encoding sentrin-specific protease 1-like isoform X2, with product MKPAKRATMQQNTILHSSIEEIIDGNGAGQQTQLKNLAVTSIKKSSIHLKPSIKARGRPKYSSKLWPSKSKKRQHSEDRCKENIQPSVQVGKTSNNTQRKRSRRCGECIGCTSVDCQKCSACQDMVKYGGPGKKKQCCVNRRCVVTEQHKCSYNSGTSHTWVDLCKPEWWTLKPEVSKVVLDIWQEASQGIFGKMGSSDMMDIDVYALFPGNWLTDKGITTFLKVAAKRCLQMKGLNTFVASTFLYNSMCRNMNLAKRWYQDVNICDYELWVIPVNINESHWILVVLQTTKKELWLFDSTANLYVSCISVFKEWLVSKTATTWRDINAASVISNMPLQSNSSDCGVFVCLYALHEMMGERSYQFSQGNTHRIREWITWKITETCLKENL from the exons ATGAAACCAGCCAAGAGGGCTACCATGCAACAAAATACCATTCTACACAGCAGTATCGAGGAGATTATTGACGGTAATGGAGCTGGTCAGCAAACACAACTGAAAAACTTAGCAGTCACATCCATTAAAAAAAGCTCAATACACCTGAAGCCTAGTATAAAAGCTCGAGGTCGTCCAAAATACTCTTCCAAACTGTGGCCATCAAAATCAAAGAAAAGACAACACAGTGAAGACAGGTGTAAAGAGAATATTCAGCCAAGTGTGCAAGTTGGCAAAACAA GTAATAATACACAAAGAAAGAGATCCCGTCGATGTGGAGAGTGTATTGGATGCACATCTGTGGATTGTCAgaagtgctcagcatgccaggaTATGGTCAAGTATGGTGGCCCAGGAAAGAAGAAGCAGTGCTGTGTAAATAGGCGATGTGTTGTTACAG AGCAACataaatgtagctacaattCAGGTACCAGCCATACTTGGGTTGATCTTTGTAAACCTGAATGGTGGACACTTAAGCCAGAAGTTAGCAAAGTG GTACTTGATATTTGGCAGGAAGCAAGTCAAGGTATATTTGGGAAAATGGGATCATCTGATATGATGGACATCGATGTATATGCTTTGTTCCCTGGCAACTGGCTAACAGATAAG GGAATCACTACGTTTCTAAAGGTTGCTGCAAAACGCTGCCTACAAATG AAGGGACTGAATACATTTGTTGCATCCACTTTTCTATACAACAGTATGTGCCGTAATATGAATTTAGCAAAAAGATGGTACCAAGAT GTCAACATTTGTGACTATGAGCTGTGGGTAATTCCTGTCAACATCAACGAGTCACACTGGATACTTGTG GTGTTACAGACCACAAAGAAAGAACTGTGGCTATTTGACTCAACTGCAAATCTGTATGTCAGTTGCATCAGTGTCTTTAAGGAATGGTTGGTTTCGAAGACAGCGACAACCTGGAGAGATATTAATGCAGCATCAGTG ATCTCAAATATGCCACTACAGTCAAATAGCAGTGATTGCGGTGTCTTTGTTTGTTTG TATGCATTACATGAAATGATGGGAGAGCGATCATACCAATTTTCACAG